The Achromobacter pestifer genome includes a region encoding these proteins:
- a CDS encoding MBL fold metallo-hydrolase, protein MSKPFASQADLAEKKISFERLSDNAYAYVADGDPNSGVIIGDDSVMVVDATATPAMAQALIRAIRGVTDKPIRHVALTHYHAVRVLGASAFAAEGAANVYASRGTHELIVERGQADMDSEIGRFPRLFQSAEGIPGLTWPTVVFERELTVFLGSLEVRMLHLGAGHTRGDSIVWIPSQGICFSGDLVEFNAGVYTGDAYLSDWPATLDALQALEPRQMVPGRGPALTTPAACREAIGYTRSWVETLYGCARQGVEQGKSLKQVYEDTRRVMDPEFGHVVIYEHAIPFDVSRAYDEASGITDPRVWTAQRDRDMWAELTA, encoded by the coding sequence ATGAGCAAACCCTTCGCCTCCCAGGCCGACCTGGCGGAAAAGAAGATCTCCTTCGAGCGCCTGTCCGACAACGCCTACGCCTACGTGGCCGACGGCGACCCCAACTCGGGCGTGATCATCGGCGACGACAGCGTGATGGTGGTCGACGCGACCGCGACGCCGGCCATGGCCCAGGCGCTGATCCGCGCCATCCGCGGCGTCACCGACAAGCCCATCCGCCACGTGGCGCTGACCCACTATCACGCCGTGCGCGTGCTGGGCGCATCCGCCTTCGCCGCCGAAGGCGCGGCCAACGTGTACGCCAGCCGCGGCACGCATGAACTCATCGTCGAGCGCGGCCAGGCCGACATGGATTCGGAGATCGGCCGTTTCCCGCGGCTGTTTCAGTCCGCCGAAGGCATTCCGGGACTGACCTGGCCCACCGTGGTGTTCGAGCGCGAACTGACCGTGTTCCTGGGCAGCCTCGAAGTGCGCATGCTGCACCTGGGCGCCGGCCACACCCGCGGCGACTCCATCGTCTGGATTCCATCGCAGGGCATCTGTTTCTCCGGCGACCTGGTGGAGTTCAACGCGGGCGTGTACACGGGCGATGCCTACTTGTCCGACTGGCCCGCCACGCTGGACGCGCTGCAAGCGCTGGAACCGCGCCAGATGGTGCCGGGCCGCGGCCCCGCGCTGACCACGCCCGCCGCCTGCCGCGAGGCCATCGGCTACACGCGCAGCTGGGTCGAAACGCTGTACGGCTGCGCCCGCCAGGGCGTGGAGCAAGGCAAGAGCCTGAAGCAGGTCTATGAAGACACGCGCCGCGTGATGGACCCGGAGTTCGGCCACGTCGTCATCTACGAACACGCGATTCCCTTCGACGTCTCGCGCGCCTATGACGAGGCCAGCGGCATCACCGATCCGCGCGTCTGGACCGCCCAGCGCGACCGCGACATGTGGGCCGAACTCACCGCCTGA
- a CDS encoding fumarylacetoacetate hydrolase family protein translates to MKLATLSNGARDGALAVVDRGLTRLRAVPHIAATLQQALDDWARAAPLLQAEYEALNAGEGASQPFDPARCAAPLPRAYQWLDASAYLNHVELTRRARGGEMPPSFLSDPLMYQGASDDFMGPCEDITAASEELGVDLEAEIVVVTDDVPLGVDADTALAHVALLGLVNDVTLRNVVLPELSKGFGFLQGKPASALSPVLVTPDELAPYWRGGKLHRAMQVWLNGQQIGQPQAGEEMQFHFGELIAHAARTRRLGAGTLVGSGTISNASDAAGVCCLVEARVREKLRDGEMRTPFLKHGDRVRIGMRDDAGASLFGDIDQQVRIPGTRPMPGAVSASAPETTAA, encoded by the coding sequence ATGAAACTCGCCACCCTGAGCAACGGCGCCCGCGACGGCGCCCTGGCCGTCGTCGACCGCGGCCTGACCCGCCTGCGCGCCGTGCCCCACATCGCCGCCACCTTGCAGCAGGCGCTGGACGACTGGGCCCGCGCCGCGCCGCTGCTGCAGGCCGAATACGAGGCGCTGAACGCCGGCGAAGGCGCCAGCCAGCCCTTTGATCCTGCCCGTTGCGCCGCGCCCCTGCCGCGCGCCTACCAATGGCTGGACGCGTCGGCCTACCTGAACCACGTCGAGTTGACGCGCCGCGCCCGCGGCGGCGAGATGCCGCCTTCCTTCCTGAGCGATCCGCTGATGTACCAGGGCGCATCGGACGACTTCATGGGTCCCTGCGAGGACATCACCGCCGCCAGCGAGGAACTGGGCGTGGACCTGGAAGCCGAAATCGTGGTGGTGACCGACGACGTGCCGCTGGGCGTGGACGCGGACACGGCGCTTGCGCACGTAGCGCTGCTGGGCCTGGTCAACGACGTGACCTTGCGCAACGTGGTGCTGCCCGAACTGTCCAAGGGCTTCGGCTTCCTGCAGGGCAAGCCGGCCTCGGCGCTATCGCCCGTGCTGGTCACGCCCGACGAGCTGGCACCCTACTGGCGCGGCGGCAAGCTGCACCGCGCCATGCAGGTATGGCTCAACGGCCAGCAGATCGGCCAGCCCCAGGCGGGCGAGGAAATGCAGTTCCATTTCGGCGAGCTGATCGCGCACGCCGCCCGCACGCGCCGCCTGGGCGCGGGCACCCTGGTGGGCAGCGGCACCATTTCGAATGCCAGCGACGCCGCCGGCGTGTGCTGCCTGGTCGAAGCACGCGTGCGCGAAAAACTGCGCGACGGCGAAATGCGCACGCCCTTCCTCAAACACGGCGACCGCGTGCGCATCGGCATGCGCGACGACGCGGGCGCAAGCCTGTTCGGCGACATCGACCAACAGGTGCGCATTCCTGGCACGCGCCCCATGCCTGGCGCCGTATCGGCCAGCGCGCCCGAAACCACCGCCGCCTGA
- the maiA gene encoding maleylacetoacetate isomerase, translating into MNDTPALTLHSYWRSSAAYRVRIALALKGLPYRQVTWHMVKGEHQQPAYRSLAPFGLVPMLEIDGLRLQQSLAIIEYLDERHPGAPLLPADPALRAQARALAQLIACEMHPLNNLRALKRLRAQFGADDEQIQDWYRHWCAEGFQAFEAALPAAQEGGYALGAAPTLVECYLIPQVYNALRYGADLAPFERVRAIVQACAGQPAFEAARPENQPDAPQSAAA; encoded by the coding sequence ATGAACGACACGCCCGCCCTCACCCTGCACAGCTACTGGCGCAGTTCCGCGGCCTACCGGGTCCGCATCGCCCTGGCCTTGAAGGGCCTGCCCTACCGGCAGGTCACCTGGCACATGGTCAAAGGCGAACACCAGCAGCCCGCCTATCGCTCGCTGGCGCCCTTCGGCCTGGTGCCCATGCTGGAAATCGACGGCCTGCGCCTGCAGCAGTCGCTGGCCATCATCGAGTACCTGGACGAGCGCCATCCCGGCGCGCCGCTGCTGCCGGCCGATCCGGCGCTGCGCGCGCAGGCCCGCGCGCTGGCGCAGCTGATCGCCTGTGAAATGCATCCACTCAACAATCTGCGGGCGCTCAAGCGCCTGCGCGCGCAGTTCGGCGCGGATGACGAACAGATCCAGGACTGGTACCGCCACTGGTGCGCGGAAGGCTTCCAGGCCTTCGAGGCGGCGTTGCCCGCGGCGCAGGAAGGCGGCTACGCGCTGGGCGCCGCGCCCACGCTGGTCGAGTGCTACCTGATCCCGCAGGTCTACAACGCCTTGCGCTACGGCGCGGACCTGGCGCCCTTCGAACGGGTCCGCGCCATCGTCCAGGCCTGCGCCGGCCAGCCTGCCTTCGAAGCGGCCCGCCCGGAAAACCAGCCCGACGCGCCGCAGAGCGCGGCGGCCTAG
- a CDS encoding MFS transporter has translation MQTEIPADGAAVASAHRAASGPLVSADDRKVLAATLVGSAIEWYDYFIYVQAAGLVLGSLFFAPFAKENPELSLILSFATVGVAFLFRPLGAIVCGHLGDRYGRKRVLAATLILMGVSTALIGVLPTYAQIGLWAPVMLVTLRVLQGFSAGGEWGGAALMAVEHAPRDRRSLFGAFPQIGVPLGMIVATGVLWCITSLVGPDNFMAWGWRVSFLLSIALIIVGVFIRRAVEESPVFLEMQSRRSHSSAPLGTLLRKHPRQILLTTLIFVGNSTAGYLLVGFFISYGSRTLHMPPQQVLMICTLAAACWLGTTLLGGWLGDRIGRVRTFQLGYVLLALWAIPMWSFIESGDVMQFAFALAVLSVPLGLTYGPQAALYAEMFPADVRYSGVSAGYALGSILGGAFAAMIAQSIITATGQSWHVGVYVIAMAVVSFVAVTLVKDRPGVTLHAD, from the coding sequence ATGCAGACAGAAATCCCCGCCGACGGCGCCGCCGTCGCATCCGCCCACCGGGCCGCGTCCGGGCCGCTGGTCAGCGCCGACGACCGCAAGGTGCTGGCCGCCACGTTGGTCGGCTCGGCCATCGAGTGGTACGACTACTTCATCTACGTCCAGGCCGCCGGCCTGGTGCTGGGTTCGCTGTTCTTCGCGCCTTTCGCCAAGGAGAACCCGGAACTGTCGCTGATCCTGTCCTTCGCGACCGTGGGCGTGGCCTTCCTGTTCCGGCCGCTGGGCGCCATCGTCTGCGGCCATCTGGGCGACCGCTATGGCCGCAAGCGGGTGCTGGCGGCCACGCTGATCCTGATGGGCGTGTCCACCGCGCTGATCGGCGTGCTGCCCACCTACGCGCAGATCGGCCTCTGGGCGCCGGTGATGCTGGTGACGCTGCGCGTGCTGCAAGGCTTTTCCGCCGGCGGCGAATGGGGCGGCGCGGCGCTCATGGCGGTCGAGCATGCGCCCCGCGACCGGCGCTCGCTGTTCGGCGCCTTCCCGCAGATCGGCGTGCCGCTGGGAATGATCGTCGCCACCGGCGTGCTGTGGTGCATTACCTCCCTGGTCGGCCCGGACAACTTCATGGCCTGGGGCTGGCGCGTGTCCTTCCTGCTGTCCATCGCGCTCATCATCGTCGGCGTCTTCATCCGCCGCGCCGTCGAGGAATCGCCTGTATTCCTGGAAATGCAGTCGCGCCGCAGCCATTCATCGGCGCCGCTGGGCACGCTGTTGCGCAAGCATCCGCGCCAGATCCTGCTGACCACGCTGATCTTCGTGGGCAACAGCACGGCGGGCTACCTGCTGGTCGGCTTCTTCATCAGCTACGGCAGCCGCACGCTGCACATGCCGCCGCAGCAGGTGCTGATGATCTGCACGCTGGCCGCCGCCTGCTGGCTGGGCACCACGCTGCTGGGCGGCTGGCTGGGCGACCGCATCGGCCGCGTGCGCACCTTCCAGCTCGGCTACGTGCTGCTGGCGCTGTGGGCCATACCGATGTGGTCCTTCATCGAATCCGGCGATGTCATGCAGTTTGCCTTCGCCCTGGCCGTGCTGTCGGTGCCGCTGGGCCTGACCTACGGCCCGCAGGCCGCGCTGTACGCCGAAATGTTCCCGGCCGACGTGCGCTACTCCGGCGTGTCGGCAGGCTATGCGCTGGGCTCCATCCTGGGCGGCGCCTTCGCCGCGATGATCGCGCAGTCCATCATCACCGCCACGGGCCAGTCCTGGCATGTGGGCGTGTACGTCATCGCCATGGCGGTGGTGTCCTTCGTCGCCGTGACCCTGGTCAAGGACCGGCCCGGCGTCACGCTGCACGCCGATTGA
- a CDS encoding fumarate hydratase, with amino-acid sequence MSPTIRQDDLIESIASALQYISHYHPADYIAHLARAYEREASAPARDAMAQILASSRMAAIGRRPICQDTGIVNVFLEVGMDVRWEGFTGGLEDAVNAGVRRAYLDPDNPLRASVVADPLFGRGNTRDNTPAVISMRIVPGASVAVTVAAKGGGSENKARLAMLNPADSIVDWVLAQIPAMGAGWCPPGMLGIGVGGTAEKAVLLAKESLMQPLDMHELQARAQRGETLASEDALRLELHERVNALGVGAQGLGGLTTVLDVKIKTYPTHAAAKPIALIPNCAATRHASFVLDGSGPTHLAPPSLDLWPDLGPERAAGTGRRVNLDTLTREEVASWRAGETLLLNGRMLTGRDAAHQRIREMLARGEPLPADFRGRAIYYVGPVDAVRDEAVGPAGPTTSTRMDGYTDMMLAQTGLLTMIGKAERGPQAVEAIRRHRAAYLIAVGGAAYLVSRAIRSARVVAFEDLGMEAIHEFEVTDMPVTVAVDAEGGNLHVSGPAQWRRAAGAREIPVALAGAA; translated from the coding sequence ATGAGCCCCACCATCCGCCAGGACGACCTGATCGAGTCCATCGCCAGCGCGCTGCAGTACATCAGCCACTACCACCCGGCCGACTACATCGCGCACCTGGCCCGCGCCTACGAACGCGAAGCCAGCGCGCCGGCGCGCGACGCCATGGCGCAGATCCTGGCCAGCTCGCGCATGGCCGCCATCGGCCGGCGGCCCATCTGCCAGGACACCGGCATCGTCAACGTGTTCCTGGAAGTCGGCATGGACGTGCGTTGGGAGGGCTTTACCGGCGGCCTGGAAGATGCCGTCAACGCCGGCGTGCGGCGCGCCTACCTGGACCCGGACAATCCGCTGCGGGCCTCGGTGGTGGCGGACCCGCTGTTCGGCCGCGGCAACACCCGCGACAACACGCCCGCCGTCATCAGCATGCGCATCGTGCCGGGCGCCAGCGTGGCCGTCACCGTGGCAGCCAAGGGCGGCGGTTCGGAGAACAAGGCGCGGCTGGCCATGCTGAACCCGGCCGACAGCATTGTCGACTGGGTACTGGCGCAGATTCCCGCCATGGGCGCCGGCTGGTGCCCGCCCGGCATGCTGGGCATAGGCGTGGGCGGCACCGCCGAAAAAGCGGTGCTGCTGGCCAAGGAAAGCCTGATGCAGCCCCTGGACATGCATGAACTGCAGGCCCGGGCGCAGCGCGGCGAAACACTGGCGTCCGAAGACGCGCTGCGGCTCGAACTGCACGAGCGCGTCAACGCCCTGGGCGTGGGCGCGCAGGGTCTGGGCGGCCTTACCACCGTGCTGGACGTGAAGATCAAGACCTACCCCACGCACGCGGCCGCCAAGCCCATCGCGCTGATCCCCAATTGCGCGGCCACGCGCCATGCAAGCTTCGTGCTGGACGGCTCCGGCCCCACCCACCTGGCCCCGCCCTCGCTGGATCTCTGGCCCGACCTGGGACCGGAACGCGCAGCCGGCACGGGCCGTCGCGTGAACCTGGACACCCTCACCCGCGAGGAAGTCGCGTCCTGGCGCGCCGGTGAAACCCTGTTGCTCAATGGCCGCATGCTGACCGGACGCGACGCCGCGCACCAGCGCATCCGCGAAATGCTGGCCCGCGGCGAACCCCTGCCCGCCGACTTCCGCGGCCGCGCCATCTATTACGTGGGCCCGGTGGACGCCGTGCGCGACGAGGCCGTCGGCCCCGCCGGCCCCACCACCTCGACCCGCATGGACGGCTACACCGACATGATGCTGGCGCAAACGGGGCTATTGACGATGATAGGCAAGGCCGAACGCGGCCCGCAGGCGGTCGAAGCGATCCGGCGCCACCGGGCGGCCTACCTGATCGCGGTGGGCGGCGCGGCCTATCTGGTGTCCCGCGCCATCCGCAGCGCCCGCGTCGTCGCCTTCGAGGACCTGGGCATGGAAGCGATCCATGAATTCGAAGTCACGGACATGCCCGTGACCGTGGCGGTGGACGCCGAGGGCGGCAACCTGCATGTGTCGGGGCCCGCGCAGTGGCGGCGGGCGGCGGGGGCCAGGGAGATACCGGTGGCCTTGGCGGGGGCTGCATGA
- a CDS encoding tRNA U-34 5-methylaminomethyl-2-thiouridine biosynthesis protein, with amino-acid sequence MTLVSAFLVPGSPLPQLRSDVAPWGRLNQALRAAGKTLAASRPDVVLVYSTQWMAVLDQLWITRARSTGVHVDENWHEYGELPFDIAGDASLAEACVQGCRDAGIHARGVDYDQFPIDTGTITVSTLMGFGSDALPVTLAANNLYHDNAQTEQLSRIAVQAAAAQGKRAAVIGIGGLSNTMFREPVAPESDRLISQSDDDWNRRMLALLESGDAAQLRAAMPEYAGQAKAEMGFKHMSWLLGALGDRFRGAKVLEYAPLYGSGGAVVEFKLG; translated from the coding sequence ATGACCCTCGTATCCGCATTTCTCGTTCCCGGCAGCCCGCTGCCGCAGCTGCGCAGCGACGTGGCGCCCTGGGGACGGCTGAACCAGGCGCTGCGCGCGGCCGGCAAGACGCTGGCAGCTTCCCGGCCCGACGTGGTGCTGGTGTATTCGACACAGTGGATGGCGGTGCTGGACCAGCTGTGGATCACGCGCGCGCGCAGCACCGGCGTGCACGTGGACGAGAACTGGCACGAGTACGGCGAGCTGCCCTTCGACATCGCCGGCGACGCGAGCCTGGCCGAAGCCTGCGTGCAGGGCTGCCGCGACGCCGGCATCCATGCGCGCGGCGTGGACTACGACCAGTTTCCCATCGACACGGGCACCATCACGGTCAGCACGCTGATGGGCTTCGGTTCGGATGCGCTGCCCGTGACGCTGGCGGCCAACAACCTGTACCACGACAACGCGCAGACGGAGCAGCTCAGCCGCATCGCGGTGCAGGCGGCCGCGGCGCAGGGCAAGCGGGCGGCGGTCATCGGCATAGGCGGGCTGTCCAACACCATGTTCCGCGAGCCGGTGGCGCCGGAATCCGACCGCCTGATCTCGCAGTCCGACGACGACTGGAACCGCCGCATGCTGGCGCTGCTGGAAAGCGGCGACGCCGCGCAACTGCGCGCGGCGATGCCGGAGTACGCCGGGCAGGCCAAGGCGGAAATGGGCTTCAAGCACATGTCCTGGCTGCTGGGCGCGCTGGGCGACCGGTTCCGCGGCGCCAAGGTGCTGGAATATGCGCCGCTGTATGGCAGCGGCGGGGCGGTGGTGGAATTCAAGCTGGGCTGA